The stretch of DNA ATATTTAAACAGTGAAGTAATTGTAAACTTCGAGAGTGAAGAAGCATTTTTAGAGCAATTAGAAGGAACTCCATATACGTTAGACACGTATAAAGATCAATTAGCAAAATCATTAGCTATTGATGCCTATGTTCAAGGTGAATTATCTGCTGAAGTATCTGATGAAGATGTGAGAGCATACTACGATGATGCTGTTGCTCAAATTGAAAGTGAGAATGAAGAAAGCGAAGAAAAAGCGGACATTCCACCTTTTGAAGAGCTAGAAGAAGACATTAGAGCTTATTTAGAAGAAAACAACATTAATCAACAGTTAAATGTTATGGTAGTAGACTTAATGGAAACTGCTGAAGTAGAGCGTTTAGTGTAATAAACGAACATAAATGACTAGACCCACGGTGAAATACCGTGGGTTTTATTTTCGTTAAAAACTCTAAACTGCTTTTCTCTCCATTATATTTAACCCAATTCCCATACAAATAACACCAAACGTAAAGAGGATAGACGTAGGTAATAAAAATTGGTCAAAACTCCAATTTAAATAGGTTGCTCCTTTTAGCATTTCCATTCCGTAAAATAACGGTACTACTTTTGATAGTGCCATCATAATTTCTGACTGAACAATTTCAATCGGCCAATAAGCCCCACCAATCATCGCCATACTAACAGCTAATAATGGAATTAATGCATTCAATTGTCTAGGATTTTTCACGAAAGCGCTTATTAGCACACCAAGTGAAGTTATAGCAAATAGAAACGGAATGATAACTAGTAAACTTTTTGTAAATCCTCCGTAAAAATCTACTCCTAATCCGTACTGAAAAACATTAAAAATAATAAATAACTGTAAATAACCTAGCATTAACGAGAAAACGATATGCCCTAAATACATTTGCATTTTAGAGAGTGGCGATAGCAATACCCGATTCCATATCCCCTCACTTTTCTGTTGAACGATGGCACTTACAGTAAATGTAACAGTATAAAAAACAAAAAATAAAGAGAAGCCGAATAAAGATTGTAATGATTGATCGTAAATAAAATCATCTTTGTTAAAACTTGTTTCTTGAATCGGATATAAAGCTTTAGACTGCTCTAATTGGTTCATTATTTCATTAGGTGCTTTGTTTAATTGATTAGCCGCGTTCAATACAGTTGATACCTTAATTAAATTTGAATATAAGTGAGCTTCTAATAACATAACTTCTGATGTTTGTGCCCCTGTTGTTATCGTAAAACTATCCCTTTTTAAGTTGACGGCTAGATCAATACTATTCTCATTTAAAAGCTCTTCCACTTTCTCTCTACTTGTTACTTCAAGCAAATAATCTCCAGTATTATTTAATAATGGTACAATCTCCAACAATTCTTCAGTGGAAAGCTCCGTTGAATAGGTTGGGATGATCTTTTGTGAGCCTGATTGAAGCTGAGAGGATCCTAGTATACTCCCGAAAAGAATAGTTAATAAAATCATTCCAATTACAGTAAATGGCTGGTGAATGATATGTTGAATATGATTTTTTATGATAGCATACATTACGCAACACTCCTTTTCGGAAAAAAGATAAGGGCTAAAAGACTTAAACCAATAGCCGTTATCAATAAAACTACTACGTATAGTTGTATATCCGCCCACTGACTATTCTCTTGCATGACAGCTAAATATGCCTTTAATGCAGCTCCATTTGGCGTAAAGCCACCTATTTTCCATAACGTTTCTGATATTGCTTTCCAACTTATAAAACTCCCCCCAACGAGGGCTAATATGGTGACAATTAAATTAGAAAAAAGCGATGAAGCTCTTTCGGTATTAAAACGGAAATTTAACGTTGTAAACAGGACAGAAAAACTACCAACGACAAAGCTAATACATAAAGTAACAATCGAAAATAAAATAATATTATCCCAATGTACACCATAGATAAGAGAACTCAGGCCAAATAATATACATAATTGAATAAATGATAGCACTGTCCCCGTTAACCATTTACTAAAAATATAAAATGACGGTGATACATTTGATAGTAAAATCCGGTGAAACACAAATTGTTGTTTTTCATATAGAGCATATGCTGCCACAAAAGAAGCTACATACAAAACGAACATGACACTCATTCCAACAGCATAATATTCAAAGGATGAGATTGGTTGAGACCCCTTTAATGTAACAACCTCCCCTTCAATGTTCGGTATCGAAATAGTTTGAAATGCACCCGTTTCCGCAAATTCCTTTCCTATTATCGTATTTAATTGAAACTGTTCCATATAGCTTTCAACAACGTTAGAAACGACCGTAGCTTCTAACCCTTTTGCATTATTTAATGATAAAGAAAGTAATGGCAATGTATCCTCTTCATTTAAAAAAATGTTCTTCCATGTCGCTAAACGATATCCTTTTGGAAAAGAAAGTACAGCTGAAAACTGTGAGGAATCTAGTGCTTCTTTCTCATCCTCCATCATGATCACTTTAAAAATGGTCGTGCTCTCAAACACTTCATTTACTAACATATCTTGAATGGATAGACTTTCAGCAGTTGTTATCATCGTATCAACAGCTGAAGTTGGGAAACCCTCTTCTTTTAAAATAGTTAACAACTCTTCTTTTTCCGCTTCCATATCACCATTATCAACAACAGCAACTTTCACATTTAACACTTCTTCACTTTCATTCATTACCGCTCCTAGAGCAAATCCTAAAATGGTAATTAAAAGAAATGGCATAAATAATAGGAGGGTAACTTCCTTTTTATCTCGGATTACTTGTATCATATCTTTTTTCAATAGTGTTTTAATCATATAAAAATCACCTCCTAATCTCTTAAAACTCTACCGGTAAGATGTAAAAACACATCTTCTAATGTTGGTGTTTTTATTTGAATACCTTTTATAACAGCTTCTGTATCTTTAGCAATTTGAAAAATATCCTCTAGAACATTTACTTCCCGAGGAGCAAGAATAATGACTTGATTTTCTTTAGATGTAACAGACGAAGTTGTAATATGTTGGGACAGTTTATTGATAAAATCGATATTTTCATTTTCTAACTGTATTTCAACAGCATGCTCTGATGCTAAAATATTTAGCACTTCTTCTTTCGTACCAGAGGCAATAATCTCTCCACGATCCATAATATAAATCCGGTCACATAGAAACTCTACTTCTTCCATGTAATGACTCGTATATAAAACTGTCATTCCTTTTTCCTTGTTTAGCCTCTTGACGGTTTCTAAAATATAATTGCGAGATTGAGGGTCGATGCCAACTGTCGGCTCATCCATAATTAATAACTCTGGTTCATGTAGAAGCGCAACAGCTATGTTCAATCTTCTTTTCATCCCACCCGAAAAAGTTTTCACTTTATCTTTTTTCCTATTCTCTAATCCAACAAGCTGTAATGTCTCGGCAATCTTTGTTTTCAGTTCTCCTTTTGAAAGGTTGTAAATACGACCGAAGAATTCCATATTTTCATAAGCTGTTAAATCTTGGAAAATAGCTATTTCTTGAGGCACTACCCCTAAAATGGAACGTAAAT from Sutcliffiella cohnii encodes:
- a CDS encoding SurA N-terminal domain-containing protein; amino-acid sequence: MKKKLIVLLVAFITALFLAACNNDTNNEEAGTDENQESTVTKEDIENIEDDQVVATVNGKEIFGRDFHMMYNTTVMMFGGQELEPGMMMEQTMNALIEQEVLMQEVEEKGYTVSDEEVEEYLNSEVIVNFESEEAFLEQLEGTPYTLDTYKDQLAKSLAIDAYVQGELSAEVSDEDVRAYYDDAVAQIESENEESEEKADIPPFEELEEDIRAYLEENNINQQLNVMVVDLMETAEVERLV
- a CDS encoding ABC transporter permease, which encodes MYAIIKNHIQHIIHQPFTVIGMILLTILFGSILGSSQLQSGSQKIIPTYSTELSTEELLEIVPLLNNTGDYLLEVTSREKVEELLNENSIDLAVNLKRDSFTITTGAQTSEVMLLEAHLYSNLIKVSTVLNAANQLNKAPNEIMNQLEQSKALYPIQETSFNKDDFIYDQSLQSLFGFSLFFVFYTVTFTVSAIVQQKSEGIWNRVLLSPLSKMQMYLGHIVFSLMLGYLQLFIIFNVFQYGLGVDFYGGFTKSLLVIIPFLFAITSLGVLISAFVKNPRQLNALIPLLAVSMAMIGGAYWPIEIVQSEIMMALSKVVPLFYGMEMLKGATYLNWSFDQFLLPTSILFTFGVICMGIGLNIMERKAV
- a CDS encoding ABC transporter permease: MIKTLLKKDMIQVIRDKKEVTLLLFMPFLLITILGFALGAVMNESEEVLNVKVAVVDNGDMEAEKEELLTILKEEGFPTSAVDTMITTAESLSIQDMLVNEVFESTTIFKVIMMEDEKEALDSSQFSAVLSFPKGYRLATWKNIFLNEEDTLPLLSLSLNNAKGLEATVVSNVVESYMEQFQLNTIIGKEFAETGAFQTISIPNIEGEVVTLKGSQPISSFEYYAVGMSVMFVLYVASFVAAYALYEKQQFVFHRILLSNVSPSFYIFSKWLTGTVLSFIQLCILFGLSSLIYGVHWDNIILFSIVTLCISFVVGSFSVLFTTLNFRFNTERASSLFSNLIVTILALVGGSFISWKAISETLWKIGGFTPNGAALKAYLAVMQENSQWADIQLYVVVLLITAIGLSLLALIFFPKRSVA
- a CDS encoding ABC transporter ATP-binding protein, producing MLEAIHLTKSFKKHEAVRGINLYLEKGESVGLLGPNGAGKSTTISMLSSLVQPTSGEVLLKGESIETQPQHLRSILGVVPQEIAIFQDLTAYENMEFFGRIYNLSKGELKTKIAETLQLVGLENRKKDKVKTFSGGMKRRLNIAVALLHEPELLIMDEPTVGIDPQSRNYILETVKRLNKEKGMTVLYTSHYMEEVEFLCDRIYIMDRGEIIASGTKEEVLNILASEHAVEIQLENENIDFINKLSQHITTSSVTSKENQVIILAPREVNVLEDIFQIAKDTEAVIKGIQIKTPTLEDVFLHLTGRVLRD